AGAACGACCGAACCGCGAACCACTTGGTCCGACTTCTTCGCGTCGATGCCGAGTTGTACAGCGACGTCGATCGACTCGTCGAACTTCGCGCTTGCGCACTCCTTAACGAGCGACAGAGCTTCGTCGATCGCGTACAGCTTTTGACGATCAACCTTGGCTGCAAATGCTTGCAGACGCTTAGAAAGCTTAGCCATTTACACGCCCTCCACGGTGATGCCCATCGAGCGGGCGCTACCAGCGATCGTACGAACCGCTGCGTCCAGATCAGCTGCCGTCAGATCGGGCATCTTGGTCTTGGCGATGTCTTCAACTTGAGCGCGGGTGATCTTGCCGACCTTGTCCGTATGCGGCTTGCTCGAACCCTTGTCGATCTTCGCTGCTTTCTTGATCAGAACCGTAGCCGGCGGCGTCTTCAGAACGAACGTGAAGCTCTTGTCCGCAAACGCGGTGATCACGACCGGAATCGGCAGACCCGGTTCCAGAGCTTGAGTCTGCGCGTTAAACGCCTTGCAGAACTCCATGATGTTCAGGCCACGTTGGCCCAGTGCCGGACCGACCGGCGGCGACGGGTTGGCTTTACCTGCAGGAATCTGCAGCTTGATAAAGCCGATGATTTTCTTTGCCATGTTGAAAACCTCTTTGAAGCACCG
The sequence above is a segment of the Paraburkholderia sp. D15 genome. Coding sequences within it:
- the rplK gene encoding 50S ribosomal protein L11; amino-acid sequence: MAKKIIGFIKLQIPAGKANPSPPVGPALGQRGLNIMEFCKAFNAQTQALEPGLPIPVVITAFADKSFTFVLKTPPATVLIKKAAKIDKGSSKPHTDKVGKITRAQVEDIAKTKMPDLTAADLDAAVRTIAGSARSMGITVEGV